A window of Candidatus Cloacimonadota bacterium contains these coding sequences:
- a CDS encoding YicC family protein: MKSMTGYGRSRFADDEHEIEIEIKSVNGRFLDIKYRFPRELSFLESRFDAILGKKLNRGKILVNINLTNKKGTQLELNEKNLKTYWELYNKASDVLGVANDGSLSKVLAEPDVIVLQEEDPENTELLKKITKTFEEALDNHQKMALSEGDSMRKYLLESAENMLSAVKKLDATFPEYKNEIHNKIKLNIENMLKEKLDEDSLKRVMLEAAVYVEKADVTEEIVRLKDHLEKLRSKVEQNNKEAGKSINFILQEMHREINTIGSKFNYTKVFDDIILIKEEIEKCREIVQNVE, encoded by the coding sequence ATGAAAAGCATGACCGGATACGGCAGGTCGCGATTTGCAGATGATGAGCATGAGATCGAAATCGAAATTAAATCTGTAAATGGTAGATTTTTGGATATAAAATATAGATTTCCGCGGGAATTATCTTTTTTGGAAAGCAGATTCGATGCAATTCTTGGAAAAAAGTTAAATCGCGGTAAGATCCTGGTTAATATAAATTTAACCAACAAAAAGGGAACACAGCTCGAATTGAACGAGAAAAACCTGAAAACGTACTGGGAGCTCTATAATAAAGCTTCCGATGTTTTAGGTGTTGCCAATGATGGATCTTTATCGAAAGTTCTGGCAGAGCCTGATGTAATAGTACTTCAGGAAGAAGATCCGGAGAATACGGAATTATTAAAAAAGATTACAAAAACATTTGAAGAAGCTTTGGATAATCATCAAAAGATGGCACTTTCAGAAGGTGATTCCATGCGAAAATATTTACTGGAATCTGCCGAAAATATGCTTTCTGCAGTAAAAAAACTCGATGCAACCTTTCCTGAATATAAGAATGAGATACATAACAAAATAAAGTTAAATATCGAAAATATGTTGAAAGAAAAACTTGATGAGGACTCTTTAAAACGAGTAATGCTGGAAGCCGCTGTCTATGTGGAAAAAGCAGATGTAACAGAAGAAATTGTTCGCTTGAAGGATCATCTTGAAAAGTTGAGATCAAAGGTCGAACAGAACAACAAAGAAGCAGGCAAAAGTATCAATTTCATACTGCAGGAAATGCATCGCGAGATCAACACGATCGGATCTAAATTCAATTATACAAAGGTTTTTGATGATATTATCCTGATAAAAGAAGAGATAGAAAAATGCCGGGAGATCGTACAAAATGTCGAATAA